Proteins from one Triticum aestivum cultivar Chinese Spring chromosome 7A, IWGSC CS RefSeq v2.1, whole genome shotgun sequence genomic window:
- the LOC123154629 gene encoding uncharacterized protein: MTYHLRSASAPSSPRSNKPQVEQQLQSLSATISSPLVTIDMACEGLRKLEDIYSCIEEMMCTPSNQVSFCKTLQRVAVEAELGRSLVVLDLCNAMQETLMDLKMTVQELLLVLKRGEDATCQFKEYIRLAKKAQKQFKKISKKTASDKNDSRVVMLMAEAREITISLLESTSCILSKQIEMPKWSLVSKTLQKSKVVCKEEQLRALECSIEDLESGVELLYRSLIQNRVFLLNALSL; the protein is encoded by the coding sequence ATGACTTACCATCTAAGATCTGCAAGCGCGCCCTCCAGCCCTCGCTCAAACAAACCCCAAGTAGAGCagcagctccagagcctgagcgcAACCATCTCTTCGCCCTtggtgaccatcgatatggcatGCGAAGGTTTGAGGAAGCTGGAAGACATCTACAGCTGCATTGAAGAGATGATGTGCACACCCAGCAACCAAGTCAGCTTCTGCAAGACCCTGCAAAGGGTGGCAGTGGAGGCCGAGCTTGGACGGTCCCTCGTCGTGCTCGACCTCTGCAACGCCATGCAGGAGACCTTGATGGACCTGAAGATGACTGTCCAAGAGCTCTTGTTGGTTCTCAAGAGAGGAGAGGATGCAACTTGCCAATTCAAGGAGTACATCCGGCTAGCCAAGAAGGCACAAAAGCAGTTCAAGAAGATCAGCAAGAAAACTGCTTCGGACAAAAATGATTCTAGGGTGGTGATGCTAATGGCAGAAGCGAGAGAGATCACCATTTCACTTCTCGAATCCACATCCTGCATCTTGTCGAAGCAAATTGAGATGCCCAAGTGGTCTCTTGTCTCCAAAACATTGCAGAAGAGCAAAGTTGTGTGCAAAGAGGAGCAATTGCGGGCATTGGAGTGCAGTATCGAAGATCTTGAGAGCGGAGTGGAACTTCTGTACAGGAGTTTGATCCAGAACAGAGTTTTTCTTCTCAATGCTCTTAGTTTGTAG